One part of the Homo sapiens chromosome 19, GRCh38.p14 Primary Assembly genome encodes these proteins:
- the DACT3 gene encoding dapper homolog 3 isoform 2 (isoform 2 is encoded by transcript variant 2): MRSPRPCGRPPTDSPDAGGAGRPLDGYISALLRRRRRRGAGQPRTSPGGADGGPRRQNSVRQRPPDASPSPGSARPAREPSLERVGGHPTSPAALSRAWASSWESEAAPEPAAPPAAPSPPDSPAEGRLVKAQYIPGAQAATRGLPGRAARRKPPPLTRGRSVEQSPPRERPRAAGRRGRMAEASGRRGSPRARKASRSQSETSLLGRASAVPSGPPKYPTAEREEPRPPRPRRGPAPTLAAQAAGSCRRWRSTAEIDAADGRRVRPRAPAARVPGPGPSPSAPQRRLLYGCAGSDSECSAGRLGPLGRRGPAGGVGGGYGESESSASEGESPAFSSASSDSDGSGGLVWPQQLVAATAASGGGAGAGAPAGPAKVFVKIKASHALKKKILRFRSGSLKVMTTV, from the coding sequence ATGCGCAGCCCGCGGCCCTGCGGCCGCCCTCCCACCGACTCGCCCGACGCGGGGGGCGCAGGGCGGCCCCTGGACGGCTACATCTCGGCGCTCCTGCGCAGGCGCCGCCGCCGGGGGGCGGGCCAGCCCCGGACCAGTCCCGGGGGCGCGGACGGCGGCCCGCGGCGCCAGAACAGCGTGCGCCAGCGGCCGCCCGACGCGTCTCCGTCCCCCGGCAGCGCGCGACCCGCGCGGGAGCCCTCGTTGGAGCGCGTCGGGGGCCACCCCACCAGCCCTGCCGCCTTGAGCCGCGCCTGGGCGTCGTCGTGGGAGTCGGAGGCGGCACCCGAGCCCGCTGCGCCGCCCGCCGCCCCCTCACCCCCCGACAGCCCGGCTGAGGGCCGCTTGGTGAAGGCGCAGTACATCCCGGGCGCGCAGGCGGCCACCCGAGGCCTCCCTGGCCGCGCCGCCCGCCGCAAACCGCCGCCACTGACCCGCGGCCGCAGCGTGGAGCAGTCACCACCCCGGGAGCGTCCCCGGGCCGCCGGCCGCCGTGGACGCATGGCCGAGGCTTCGGGCCGCCGCGGCTCGCCCAGGGCCCGCAAGGCCTCGCGCTCccagtctgagaccagcctgctgGGCCGCGCCTCCGCGGTCCCTTCGGGGCCCCCTAAGTACCCCACGGCGGAGCGGGAAGAGCCTCGGCCTCCACGGCCACGCCGCGGCCCAGCGCCCACGCTGGCGGCCCAGGCCGCAGGGTCCTGCCGTCGCTGGCGCTCCACTGCGGAGATCGACGCTGCCGATGGGCGCCGCGTGCGGCCCCGAGCCCCTGCGGCGCGTGTTCCCGGCCCCGGCCCGTCCCCGTCAGCTCCCCAGCGTCGTCTGCTTTACGGCTGCGCGGGCAGCGACTCCGAGTGCTCGGCTGGGCGCCTGGGGCCCCTGGGACGCCGGGGGCCTGCGGGAGGCGTCGGCGGGGGTTACGGGGAGAGCGAATCGAGCGCCAGCGAGGGAGAATCGCCTGCCTTCAGCTCTGCCTCCAGCGACTCAGACGGCAGCGGTGGCCTCGTGTGGCCGCAGCAGCTGGTGGCGGCCACCGCGGCCTCTGGGGGTGGAGCAGGTGCAGGGGCGCCCGCAGGCCCCGCCAAAGTCTTCGTGAAAATCAAAGCTTCCCACGCGCTCAAGAAAAAGATACTGCGTTTCCGTTCGGGTTCTCTCAAGGTCATGACTACAGTGTGA